GAGAAGCTGATAGAGGAAGAGCTCGAGCCACAGATACGGGAGTTACTTCAAGGGTAGGAAGAATCGATCGCATTATATAACACAAAACGCATTGTGTTTTCCAAACTCTTCTTATAACACACTCCACCTACTCTGTTCAATGCAGTATGACAGGAACATGGAAAGTCATGTTGGAGTCTCACGAAATCCAGAGCAAGATCATATTCGAAGTAGTGACCTTCTCGTGCCCCTCGTATAAGAAATTCTGCAGCGAGAATCATCGGCTCGCGACGCTGCAGCTCGAGACCGAGCTCCGAAACTGGCGCTCGTGCTTCACAGAGTATGTATCGGCCCAGAAGAGGTACGTCGAGGCCCTCTTCGGATGGCTATCCAAGTTTGTCGCTCCAGAAGTCGATATTTACTCTAGGGATCGAGCTTCTGCGCTGCCGTGCCGACTGAACGGCCGCCCGCTGCTCGTGCTCTGCCACGACTGGCTAGAGTCAATGAACAATCTGCCCGAGAAGTCAGTCTCGGTCGCGATCCGGAGCTGCTCAAGGGACGTCAGAGCTCTGTGGCTTCAGCAAGGGGAGGAGCTACTGCAGAAGAGGAAAGTGGATGGTCTATCCAAAGAGTTGGATAGGAAGACCTCGGCCTTCCAGAAGGCCGAAAACCGGATGCTCGAGCTTCGGCTGAGCAACAAGGGTGCGGCGGAGGTGGGCCCACTCGTCGACGGAAAAGGCACACTGGACGGCTTTCGGAGACGGGTGGATTCGGAGAAGGAGAAGCATCGAAGCCTGATGAAAGAGACTGAGAAGATGACACTGACTGGCTTTCAGACATGTTTTAGTAGGGTTTTTGAGACTATGACGGAATTCTCAAGGGCTGCATTGGAAATGTATAATGAGTTGGTGGAGGTAGAGAAGAAAGGTAAGAAAGTTTGTATAGAGGGTAGTGCAGAAGTAGAGAATGGCAACAGATGACATAAAAAAGAAAGACATCATTTGCTTGTTTAGATGGTTATTGTTGTTTGTAGGCTTTGATGTTTCATATTCTTGCATATTTAAGAATTCTGTCGAAGCAACTCGTTGAGACTTTTGTttcttcatgattttttttgtcCTGTAACAGTATAACTTGAGGGATCAAACAAGAACAGAAGCCACATAAAAACCGACAAAATCACATATATTCCCTAGAGAATAAGCAAATGCTGAATGTGGGGATAGACAGTTTTCAACAGAATTGTATTTAATGGCATAGGTTCTAAAGCATTACATTTTGTACAACATGTGTTAAATGGCAACTAGGTGTTGTCATCCTAGGCTTGAAACTACTTCCCAGCCTCAAATTCAATTTATCTCAAATATAAGGAGAATAAAAATTGAGAAAAGAGTACAAATTCGCTCAAAACGATAGCCGGAGACTGTATTCCCATAAACGGGACGATGTCCACCTGCAACCAGCTCTCCACTGCCGAGCCCACCACTGCACCAGCCACAAGTCCCCCAATAGTGATCACAGTAGCCTTTCCTGCAGAAGTAAGACCCAGTGTAGTCATCAAATAGATCAGGAATTGACATATAGTTCATTCATATATGTCAAACTGAAACCCCAAAGCCCAGCCGTTATAAAGGAGAAAATGCCAGTATTTGTTATACCAAGTTTGACATTCTTCTTGGTCATGAAGTACAATGATGCACCAAAGCTGGTGGCTAGAATGAGCCCGGGTACATCAGCTCCAGCATATGGTGCTGTGGAAGGTGATGAAGCTCCATTTACATACGTCAAAACCATTAGAGCTCCATAGACCCCAGCTTGCACACCTAAGTCGCTAGTAGATGGTGCTTCTACAGAGATGGGAGAGCCTTTGACCGAATTCTGCAGCCATTTTGGCATTGAATCCATTTTGGGAGCACTTACTGGCTTAACATCAGCATAACGGATGTTACTACTCACAACTTTCCCAGATCTCCGTTGTGATAAGCTCTGCATTAGCAGCATGTCATATGCAGCCTCCACCTGTGCAGATTTAGCCATTTTAATGGAAGTAAGCATTGGTAAGGCAAGAGAAAAATAACTGCTTGAAATGTGCAGCTATAACTCGAGTTCCTTAAAAATATTCCAGCGGATTAGGTGGTAACATCACAAAAATTTCTGTATCATCCTTGACATAATGGCTCGAGTCTTGACCTCGACAACACTTAATGCAATAGTAGAGGACTGAGTAAACAACACTTCCAACACTTATAAGTGCTTCAAGCTTTTTTGTTCCATTAACTTCTTTGAGTATCTGCTGCCCTCATTCCTAAAGGTGAATTTTACTATAAGAATGAACCGGAGCATCGCCTAATCGGGTATTTCCATTTCACAACACAGGCATAAATCTAGAAAGAAGGTGATTTCCTAGTGCCTTACTCGAAATAATCTTGACTCCAATATTCATAGTTACTTCGCTAAATCAACAACCAACAATCAAAATGCATCAATAATTCCACAGAGTATCAATAACGGTAgcaattaaatttatatttttccatCTCAGACAAACTATCAGAAGCTAATAAGTCATTCAAAACACACAAAAACTAGAATAACTAATGAATTCCCAAATCTCAAGAAACCTAACCAATAAAAGCAAGAATTCAATCCAACGCCTCTAGTCAAACAGCACAACATATAGCAGCAAAGACTCATTCAAGACCAGTAGCAAGACAATAACAGAATTCAAACACTAAAAACCAATTCAAATTTGCACTAATGGATCAACTAAACCAACTATATTTGCAGTGCCTATTCGCCGCAACAATAACAGAATATAAACAAAATCAATCCCAAACCTCAATCGGCCAAAACGAAATTCAAATTCACAAACAATTAGAGCTAATTTGAGAAAAAAGGCGGAAAAACCTGAGAAATTGCTTCCTGGTCATCTTTACAAGACGCGACGGTGGAATTCTTGGCGCGGAGAATATCATCGAACGACGCACCTTCGGAGACTCCGAGCAATTTGAGAGCAGTCTCCACCGACATCTCCGACGGCGCGGAGTCGTCCGCTCGCGAGGCCCGCAGCGGCGTAGCTGCTAACATACGCCGGGTAAACATAGTGCCCCTGGGGCGGAGCCGGCCCGGGTTGAGCGCATTTACGACCGGTTCCCGATGGAAGGACGTCGATCCGGGCCGGTCTGAGCCGGAGATGGGGCGGCTGGGCCGTACGGATAGAGTTGTGGCCATGTGGAAGTGTGTGATGTGtgtgagagaagagagagaaagaggtgAGTAGCGGTTGAGCGTATTTTAGATTTTGTTTGTGGAGGAGTAGCGTGAAACGGAAAGAGATGACGTGGCATTATTTTGGAAGTTTATTTGCTGCTGTTTTCGGCTTCTTTTGAAATTTTGGATTCGAGTTCATTTATTTTCCGAACATTCCAAATTAATGAAGTTTATATATTGCCTCATTCTACTTTACTTTATCATATGTATAAATAGATTTTAGCTTCAGAATGTCAAGATCCGTTATTTAATGAATGTTGAATGTCAGTGCAAATATAGTTAAGATTTATAAGAGTGACCTCACATATATTTATGAAGCTCCATAAATGGTGTTATAGATTTATAATACTCCAATCCTCTATAAAGCATAATTTTACTTGATTTACTAATCAAATTCTAGTTTGAACCACAAGTATAAATACAAAGGTCTTTTCAGATTAATTGTTTTATTCTAACAAAAAGGTttacttaaataaaaatttgaatttgaattataattataattataatatataattatagaCACGAAGATATGCTTGAACTGGGGAGTTATGAAGATAAGAGTAGGGaggaaatggaaaagaaaaaaaatgattaaacgTATTCTAGATTTAGCTTTTATCTTTCTAATCCAATTACATTAACTTAATGCTCtttatgaaaataattcttgCTGCAACAACATTTGTATACCGCTAAATCAGATCTCTATTGAGGCTTGAATAGAACATTAATATTTCGTCCACACTTTAGCTTACACATGCTATCATGATACTGTATTTGTACTTATACCTTTTtgaaataatgtaaaatatggagtataggATATCGAGAACTCGAGGCATATTAAGGCCACTCGCCACGTGTCACGCGGGTGGCCTGTGTCCCGTTACGCCGTGACGGAACCAGGgtgggacgcgttgcagcgtctcgtcccgtcCCCAGCCCGCTGGATCGCTCGTCCCACCATGACCAATCGCgtgacgtctcgccacgcgccgaggcgacgtggtgAGCTCCCAAGCGATGtgcgacgcccactcgccgggccgcgagtgggattcgtcacgctgacgcaataattcattttaaaaaaaattgaaataaaaacaaaaaaattaattgtgaaaacggtaatgttaccgtttttatagctatttccaatttttttttttatttttttactctataaatactcataattcatcctcatttcacacacaactacagatctattcttctcaaatcatctccatttcctctccaattttcatctcaaatcatctctattttattctttcccctaaatttaatcgatctcatggatccatatgagcaaatgcttcaaataatggaagaatcacttgaagaagatcgacgtcggAAAGCGGAGGAAGctgcgccgccccaaagacgctcccggacttacatccatcgtaatcaggaggaagccgccgcaaggttagtccgcgactacttctgcgataatcTGGTGtagggagatacctacttccgtcgcagTTTCTgcatgcggcgaccgctatttctctacatcgcaaatacattggcgggccgggaagagttcttccaagaaaagTTCGACGCCGTCgtccgtcccagccacacgatgCTGCAGAAATGTATTGCAGCAATCCGttagcttgctactggacaaacgacggatgtgttcgacgaataccttcACATTGGAGACAACATTaggagaatgtgcttgctccaattctgcaaaggcgtccgggcagccttcaccgacgaatttctccggaagccaagcacgacagatttgccagttcctgctccgccttcacgaacAAGTGCATGGCTTCCTctggatgcttggcagcgtcgactgcatgcactggcaatggaagaattgcccggtggcgtggaggggtagtacacgagcggccacaaaggcgccCACCCCactgttatactcgaggccgtcgccgactaccggctatggatttggcatgcgtacttcggggtccccagctcgaacaacgacataaacgtgctccagcaatccgacctcttcgccgaagttttggatggtaaagcaccggccatcaacttcgccgctaacaaccggcgctatagaatggggtactatcttgccgacgacatctacccgaagtggccaaccttcgtgaagacgtgcgctaggcctgtgaacgcaaagcagacgctttttgcgcagaat
This portion of the Salvia splendens isolate huo1 chromosome 10, SspV2, whole genome shotgun sequence genome encodes:
- the LOC121752953 gene encoding protein CHAPERONE-LIKE PROTEIN OF POR1, chloroplastic-like is translated as MATTLSVRPSRPISGSDRPGSTSFHREPVVNALNPGRLRPRGTMFTRRMLAATPLRASRADDSAPSEMSVETALKLLGVSEGASFDDILRAKNSTVASCKDDQEAISQVEAAYDMLLMQSLSQRRSGKVVSSNIRYADVKPVSAPKMDSMPKWLQNSVKGSPISVEAPSTSDLGVQAGVYGALMVLTYVNGASSPSTAPYAGADVPGLILATSFGASLYFMTKKNVKLGKATVITIGGLVAGAVVGSAVESWLQVDIVPFMGIQSPAIVLSEFVLFSQFLFSLYLR